A portion of the Paenibacillus hamazuiensis genome contains these proteins:
- a CDS encoding type II toxin-antitoxin system RelE/ParE family toxin, which produces MEKMPRYKIIVSDRARQMLAVHVRFLAEKNPDAARKTKNELLHAIRSLAQMPERYPFLEAEFIPSNKYHKMFVDKWYLVLYQIQDKIVYVDFIVDCRQDYRWLVR; this is translated from the coding sequence ATGGAAAAGATGCCCCGTTATAAGATCATCGTTTCCGATCGCGCCCGCCAAATGCTGGCGGTTCATGTGCGATTCCTTGCGGAAAAAAATCCGGATGCGGCGCGAAAAACGAAAAACGAATTGCTGCATGCGATACGTTCCTTGGCGCAAATGCCGGAACGTTATCCTTTTCTCGAAGCGGAATTTATCCCGTCAAACAAGTATCACAAGATGTTCGTAGATAAATGGTATCTGGTGTTGTATCAGATTCAGGATAAAATCGTGTATGTTGATTTCATAGTAGACTGCCGCCAGGATTACCGCTGGTTGGTGCGATAA
- a CDS encoding type II toxin-antitoxin system Phd/YefM family antitoxin codes for MIIKPSASIRQNYNEIADLCKSSGEPVYLTKNGEGDLVVMDIETYSRREKMLKLREELLAVQEDRLAGRVGVTPDELDDYLEGIIDEVQHGKDAPL; via the coding sequence ATGATTATCAAACCTTCCGCCAGTATCCGGCAAAACTATAATGAAATCGCCGATCTATGCAAATCTTCCGGGGAACCGGTGTATCTGACCAAGAACGGTGAAGGCGATCTCGTCGTGATGGACATTGAGACGTACTCGCGTCGCGAGAAGATGTTAAAGCTGCGCGAAGAACTGCTCGCTGTGCAAGAGGATCGTTTGGCGGGCCGTGTTGGTGTGACGCCAGATGAACTGGACGATTACCTGGAGGGCATTATTGACGAGGTTCAGCATGGAAAAGATGCCCCGTTATAA
- a CDS encoding DUF3991 and TOPRIM domain-containing protein codes for MSYVNKEQIERAKRLDLLTYLHMHEPAELVRCSRNVYTTRTHDSLKISNGKWYWWSRGIGGRSALDYLIKVRGMSFTDAVLQMEGVHPGSAPAFSQSLQQRSSPARFELPEPNHTSHRVMAYLSKRGIHRTLIDYCLETGRLYESRRYHNAVFVGFDQEGTPRYAAIRGTTSTRYMGESVGSDKRYSFSIPASKNSTELHLFESAIDLLSYCTLEHLAGRDWRQAHKLSLAGIYGPRINGEDPTPPSALTHYLQCFPEVNRLVLHLDNDEPGRLAAATIQRLLSPALLISDEPPKFGKDINNELMEFRRRRGEPSR; via the coding sequence ATGAGCTATGTAAACAAGGAACAGATCGAACGTGCCAAAAGACTGGACCTGCTCACATATTTGCATATGCACGAGCCGGCAGAACTGGTCCGATGCTCCCGCAATGTCTACACCACCCGGACACACGACAGCTTGAAAATTTCCAACGGCAAATGGTACTGGTGGTCAAGGGGGATCGGCGGACGCTCGGCGCTGGACTATTTGATCAAAGTGAGGGGCATGTCTTTTACCGATGCGGTGCTGCAAATGGAAGGCGTTCATCCAGGCAGCGCACCTGCATTTTCGCAATCTTTGCAACAACGCTCATCTCCAGCGCGGTTTGAGCTTCCCGAACCGAATCATACATCGCATCGCGTCATGGCCTATCTCAGCAAACGTGGTATCCATCGCACGTTGATCGACTACTGTCTCGAAACGGGGCGCTTGTATGAAAGCCGACGCTATCACAACGCGGTATTCGTCGGATTTGACCAGGAAGGGACGCCGCGCTATGCGGCGATACGCGGTACGACAAGCACCCGTTATATGGGGGAATCCGTTGGCAGCGACAAGCGGTATTCGTTTTCCATTCCGGCCTCGAAAAACAGTACGGAACTGCATCTGTTTGAGAGCGCCATTGATCTCTTATCCTACTGTACACTGGAACATCTCGCCGGCCGGGATTGGCGGCAGGCGCATAAGCTGTCGCTGGCCGGTATATACGGGCCCAGGATAAATGGGGAGGACCCTACTCCACCGTCTGCCTTAACGCATTATTTGCAGTGCTTTCCCGAGGTGAATCGACTTGTCCTGCATCTTGACAATGATGAGCCGGGGCGATTGGCGGCAGCCACGATACAGAGGCTCCTCTCCCCCGCCCTTCTCATATCCGATGAGCCGCCCAAGTTCGGAAAGGATATAAACAACGAATTGATGGAATTCCGACGAAGACGCGGTGAACCATCCCGATAG